A region of Acetivibrio cellulolyticus CD2 DNA encodes the following proteins:
- a CDS encoding transposase — protein MVKLYKQISFADTFEECKDVFQNNKPKFLKLLSQHLDLSSLIPQDFYWSYHKTLGRDRKYSLSSMLSALVLQKILGIPTVSLLIIFLNLCHEAREFCGLPDVPHNSQFTRFKQDFVIYLENFFNHLVDITEPICQEINTTLASTIAYDTSGIETFVTENNPKFINSIIKKLKAFYKDKPDVDVYK, from the coding sequence ATGGTAAAACTTTATAAACAAATTTCTTTTGCTGACACATTCGAAGAATGTAAAGATGTTTTTCAAAATAATAAGCCAAAATTTCTTAAGCTACTCTCACAACATCTTGATTTATCTTCGCTTATACCACAGGATTTTTATTGGTCTTACCACAAAACTCTAGGGAGAGACCGTAAATATTCACTCTCTTCAATGCTTTCAGCATTAGTTCTGCAGAAAATTCTTGGCATTCCTACAGTTTCGCTACTCATTATTTTTCTTAATTTATGCCATGAAGCCCGTGAATTCTGTGGCCTTCCAGACGTCCCTCATAACTCTCAGTTTACACGGTTCAAACAAGATTTCGTTATTTACCTGGAAAACTTCTTTAACCACCTTGTAGATATTACAGAACCTATTTGCCAGGAAATTAACACTACTCTTGCATCCACTATCGCTTATGATACTTCAGGTATTGAAACCTTTGTAACTGAGAATAACCCAAAGTTCATAAATTCTATCATAAAAAAACTCAAGGCTTTCTACAAGGACAAGCCTGATGTCGATGTATATAAAAT
- a CDS encoding alpha/beta hydrolase yields the protein MGLKDIKLWEKNVPDADLVSSIGDLNNEGLPTLTPYLLKGEKLRPAIIVCPGGSFQFRASGEGEPIAKWLNQIGINAFVLNYRVAPYTPFTSTKDTVRAVRYIRYHALELNIDPERIGMIGFSAGGYLTAFIGTHYDNGIIEPESRNAQIMSMLLGEPDFNDPIDQTSSKLNTMILCYAETSPFSKEKLPPDSLLTKDITVDELIDFTSNHKHVTAKTPPTFLWVTATDHWNFQRQNLLFAQALNELNLPFDLHIFSKGPHGLGLGEDEPTVAIWPKLCENWLQGLC from the coding sequence ATGGGATTAAAAGATATAAAACTTTGGGAAAAAAATGTTCCTGATGCCGACTTAGTCTCTTCTATTGGGGACTTGAATAACGAAGGGTTACCTACTCTGACACCTTATTTATTAAAAGGAGAGAAACTCCGCCCAGCAATTATTGTCTGTCCAGGCGGATCATTTCAATTTAGAGCGTCTGGTGAAGGAGAACCAATTGCAAAATGGCTAAATCAAATAGGAATAAATGCTTTTGTTTTAAATTATCGGGTTGCTCCTTATACCCCATTTACTTCAACTAAAGATACAGTACGAGCGGTTAGGTATATTCGTTATCATGCCCTAGAATTAAATATTGATCCGGAACGAATTGGCATGATAGGATTTTCAGCTGGTGGTTATCTAACAGCTTTTATAGGAACTCATTATGATAATGGAATTATAGAGCCGGAAAGTCGAAATGCACAAATTATGTCGATGCTTTTAGGAGAACCAGATTTTAACGATCCGATTGATCAAACGAGTTCTAAACTTAATACGATGATTTTATGTTATGCTGAGACATCCCCCTTTTCTAAGGAAAAATTGCCGCCAGATTCTCTATTAACAAAAGATATTACAGTGGATGAACTTATAGACTTTACTTCAAATCATAAACATGTTACTGCGAAAACACCACCGACTTTTCTATGGGTTACAGCGACCGATCACTGGAATTTTCAGCGCCAAAACTTACTTTTTGCTCAAGCTCTAAATGAGCTAAATCTACCATTTGATTTACATATATTCTCCAAAGGTCCCCATGGTTTAGGATTAGGCGAGGATGAACCTACGGTAGCAATATGGCCAAAACTTTGTGAAAATTGGCTTCAAGGATTATGTTGA